One Rhodothermales bacterium genomic region harbors:
- the tssD gene encoding type VI secretion system tube protein TssD: MALEAALYYSNDIVGSNTKGGRADSSPVIEFEHEVYSPTDDQRGIVSGARVHGNVILTKEIDTASANLYKACCNGETLDELKIEWYEISPTGQEQVYFTHTLTNVKVAGVEQILPNTKDPNKEKFRHLERLKLLYERINWKHEGGYEYEDAWTDEQ, encoded by the coding sequence ATGGCCCTCGAAGCCGCACTCTACTACTCGAACGACATCGTAGGCTCCAACACCAAGGGGGGGCGCGCCGACTCCTCCCCGGTGATCGAGTTCGAACACGAGGTCTACTCTCCCACGGACGACCAGCGGGGCATCGTCAGCGGCGCCCGCGTCCACGGGAACGTTATCCTGACGAAAGAAATCGACACCGCTTCGGCGAACCTGTACAAGGCGTGCTGCAATGGCGAGACCCTCGACGAGCTGAAGATCGAGTGGTACGAGATCAGCCCGACCGGGCAGGAGCAGGTCTACTTCACGCACACGCTGACAAATGTGAAGGTGGCGGGCGTCGAGCAGATCCTCCCGAACACGAAGGACCCGAACAAGGAGAAGTTCCGCCACCTCGAGCGCCTGAAGCTGCTCTACGAGCGGATCAACTGGAAGCACGAAGGGGGCTACGAGTACGAAGACGCGTGGACCGACGAGCAGTAA
- the tssA gene encoding type VI secretion system protein TssA yields the protein MADDIEAPETEAPETDASAAEEPEAEAAEPEPEAAEPEPEEPALSPFLQAVLDPISPSNPVGDDVKYEDSFQQLKAEVDKVQSAGAEADFDRIVELGRKVVTTLSKDLTAASYLGFGLLRTQGLGGLDESASVVRILCETYWDDLYPPTRRMVARKNALQLLIDKSYEWLEPYKPKKGDGPALDRALAAYKSIQAIAAEQMGEDAPVLSRVTKMIETKLRAVPKDAPPPPPPSASGGEKAGGSASSSTSSAGGGDAGPAELRSPQQAATVVLNAVTFLRQHNKTDATPLRLARALRWGALVAAPPAENGKTLIPPFVEQRKTYLAGLLSRAEYLELAEEAETSFYEQPFWLDLQRYLVTAFDALGAPFAAARDGVIDDVAGLIRRFPNVSTLTFADGTPFADGATQEWIETRVRPALGGGDSGGASSGAGGSEALEEAYAEARSHLGKGDLAAAIAALGDASDASGRDRFRRRLYLAALCARGGRPAVARPLLEGLEAEIAAHRLDAWEPALAVEVWTALHGCYVALERSASPDQKPTFIQAAARVFERVCATEPGRGLALLGS from the coding sequence ATGGCCGACGACATCGAAGCGCCTGAGACTGAAGCTCCCGAGACCGACGCTTCCGCCGCCGAAGAGCCGGAGGCGGAAGCGGCAGAACCCGAACCCGAGGCGGCGGAGCCGGAGCCGGAAGAGCCCGCGCTCTCGCCCTTCCTCCAAGCCGTTCTCGACCCGATCTCGCCCTCGAACCCCGTCGGCGACGACGTGAAGTACGAGGACAGCTTCCAGCAACTCAAAGCGGAAGTGGACAAGGTCCAGAGCGCGGGCGCCGAGGCCGACTTCGACCGCATCGTCGAGCTCGGTCGGAAGGTGGTGACGACGCTGTCGAAGGACCTCACCGCGGCGTCGTACCTCGGCTTCGGCCTCCTCCGCACGCAGGGGCTGGGGGGGCTGGACGAGAGCGCGAGCGTCGTCCGCATCCTGTGCGAGACGTACTGGGACGACCTCTACCCGCCGACGCGGCGGATGGTCGCTCGGAAAAACGCGCTCCAACTCCTCATCGATAAGTCGTACGAGTGGCTCGAACCGTACAAGCCGAAGAAGGGCGACGGCCCGGCGCTCGACCGCGCGCTCGCGGCCTACAAGTCGATCCAGGCGATTGCGGCGGAGCAGATGGGGGAGGACGCCCCCGTTCTCAGCCGCGTCACCAAGATGATCGAGACGAAGCTGCGGGCCGTCCCCAAAGACGCGCCCCCGCCGCCGCCGCCCTCGGCGAGCGGAGGGGAGAAGGCGGGCGGTTCCGCATCGTCCTCGACCTCCTCCGCGGGGGGCGGCGACGCCGGCCCCGCCGAACTCCGCTCGCCGCAGCAAGCGGCTACGGTCGTGCTGAACGCGGTGACGTTCCTGCGCCAGCATAACAAGACCGACGCGACGCCGCTGCGGCTCGCGCGGGCGCTCCGGTGGGGCGCGCTCGTCGCCGCGCCGCCGGCTGAAAACGGGAAGACGCTCATCCCGCCCTTCGTCGAGCAGCGGAAGACGTACCTCGCCGGCTTGCTCAGCCGCGCGGAGTACCTCGAACTCGCCGAGGAGGCCGAGACGTCGTTCTACGAGCAGCCCTTCTGGCTCGACCTCCAGCGCTACCTCGTCACCGCTTTCGACGCGCTCGGCGCCCCGTTCGCGGCGGCGCGGGACGGCGTGATCGACGACGTCGCCGGCCTCATCCGCCGGTTCCCGAACGTGAGCACCCTCACCTTCGCCGACGGCACGCCGTTCGCCGACGGGGCGACGCAGGAGTGGATCGAGACCCGCGTCCGGCCCGCGCTCGGCGGCGGCGACAGCGGCGGCGCGTCCTCCGGCGCGGGCGGGAGCGAGGCGCTCGAAGAGGCCTACGCCGAAGCCCGGTCCCACCTCGGCAAAGGCGACCTCGCCGCGGCGATCGCCGCACTCGGCGACGCGTCCGACGCGTCGGGCCGCGACCGCTTCCGCCGCCGCCTCTACCTCGCCGCGCTTTGTGCTCGCGGGGGCCGGCCGGCCGTCGCTCGGCCGCTCCTCGAAGGGCTCGAAGCCGAGATCGCGGCGCATCGGCTCGACGCGTGGGAGCCGGCCCTCGCAGTCGAGGTGTGGACAGCGCTCCACGGGTGCTACGTCGCGCTCGAACGGAGCGCGAGCCCCGACCAGAAACCCACCTTCATCCAGGCCGCCGCCCGCGTGTTCGAGCGGGTGTGCGCGACGGAGCCGGGGCGGGGCCTCGCCTTGCTAGGCTCCTAG
- the tssE gene encoding type VI secretion system baseplate subunit TssE, with product MKASLYDVLRGTFGDGRRIASVSPDAWREKSILSNLDRLMNTRRGALSHLPDFGLPDLSDVYRDMPGSIGELQRSVEAAVEVFEPRLRRVRVEHQATDRYAMQLVFLLTAETLEGERVRFKTTFSSEEEAHVSPVVAAQ from the coding sequence ATGAAAGCCAGTCTCTATGACGTTTTGCGCGGCACCTTCGGCGACGGCCGCCGGATCGCGAGCGTGAGTCCGGACGCGTGGCGGGAGAAGAGCATCCTCTCCAACCTCGACCGTCTGATGAACACGCGGCGGGGGGCGTTGTCTCACCTCCCTGACTTCGGGCTGCCGGACCTCTCCGACGTGTACCGGGACATGCCAGGATCGATCGGGGAGCTCCAGCGATCGGTCGAGGCGGCCGTCGAGGTCTTCGAACCCCGCTTGCGCCGCGTCCGTGTGGAGCACCAAGCGACGGACCGCTACGCCATGCAGCTCGTGTTCCTGCTGACGGCCGAGACGTTGGAGGGAGAGCGGGTACGCTTTAAGACCACGTTTTCCTCGGAAGAGGAAGCCCACGTGTCTCCTGTGGTAGCAGCGCAGTAG
- the tssM gene encoding type VI secretion system membrane subunit TssM: MKWLFKMFTSRGFLIALGLVVLVAVVALGGLMLAWSPVVTGLVLLVVVLVVGLVVLLVRMRATKAASGLEQQIMAQAHAQQLSVRPDQQAEIERLQQDLERAIETLKQSKLGKKGWMPGGGKAALYALPWYLFIGPPGSGKTTAITQSGLNFPVGTNRVRGVGGTRNCDWFFTDQAILLDTAGRYVTESEDTEEWLAFLDTLKKHRKERPINGVLVGIALDELADASPAEIERHSETIRARIDELVKHLGLRFPVYLLFTKADLLQGFVEFFGEFGRKEREAIWGATLDDDPKTAPRAVFEQEFDALAGALSSFRSKRLRRAMKREDRKLVYNFPLQFAGLKENLARFVEGLFQPNPYQETPIFRGFYFSSGTQEGVPIDLVIRAIEAEFGLPPDIAPLDVATEAKSYFIKDVFTDVVVPDRPLARRTSRAASQQRLAKAGTSIAAVVLLILFLLATSQALVRSKIDLNSVSEASAAAATVRWDESRPSTEDLEKIQGLRAELDRLDGGPPLLQLGLNRRGTVLEPARRLYRARARAFVEAYPLAALRRNLAIASTAQDDPLARQNTYDDLKAYLLMTSEAARLTEDPEANFLQRYLADVTRTSLYGPDSTAVLPAAAMQIDEQVAAFVSALREGEAQPFSPDEPTVGRVRSLIYEQPTIAGVYARIRSEGNATLPEFRLADAIPGRFLSIFQTGGDEAEGLGGPRVPGFFTQRGWQEFAKAAFEEESEDPSRDDWVMGRTSGTLPPEMMDPALMLDRLQSTYYAEYAAAWQQFMRNVRYDSFGDARDAVRTLDELSNTTDSPLLYLLAAVTEQTSFASLDLPGGDLADDVADAARRRVNRAARRVIGGRTSAGLDNGEESAHPVARQFGGLHALLAQQAASGGGAPELYQALESLGQVSGVLGGAAADPAQAAEFAAAIIEQNGGELDGALRSVRNGLRRLDADVRRTLFEQPIAVAWGSILGAAQRHLNDRWRDEVVGPFNATLAGRYPFDASSPQEAPLGDFERFFRPRDGTLALFYDEALAPYLTRDGRPRAWEGRSIGISGRAEAAISQAREIGEALFSGGALQLDFEMQAEVPERDGGAPPASQVYISLHGQEDAYRMGSYRPWVPFSWPGRPGALLSISTQQGDLPAKEFTGDWALFRLLQQAQVRRASSTQYELRWPFRQPGSYSLTAQYTLRAKSTSAPFGNPSGFFTFEPPQTLN; the protein is encoded by the coding sequence ATGAAGTGGCTGTTTAAGATGTTCACGAGTCGGGGCTTCCTGATCGCACTGGGGCTCGTGGTGCTGGTCGCGGTCGTCGCGCTCGGCGGGCTCATGCTGGCGTGGTCCCCGGTCGTGACCGGCCTCGTGCTCCTCGTCGTCGTCCTCGTGGTCGGGCTCGTGGTGCTCCTCGTGCGGATGCGGGCGACGAAGGCCGCGAGCGGGCTCGAGCAGCAGATCATGGCGCAGGCCCACGCCCAGCAGCTCAGCGTCCGGCCCGACCAGCAGGCCGAGATCGAGCGGCTCCAGCAGGACCTGGAGCGGGCCATCGAGACGCTCAAGCAGTCGAAGCTCGGGAAGAAGGGGTGGATGCCGGGCGGCGGGAAGGCCGCGCTCTACGCCCTCCCGTGGTACCTCTTCATAGGCCCGCCGGGCTCGGGGAAAACGACGGCGATCACGCAGTCCGGGCTCAACTTCCCCGTCGGGACCAACCGCGTGCGTGGCGTCGGCGGAACGCGGAACTGCGACTGGTTCTTCACCGACCAGGCGATCCTCCTCGACACGGCTGGCCGCTACGTCACCGAGTCCGAGGACACCGAGGAGTGGCTCGCTTTCCTCGACACGCTGAAGAAGCACCGGAAGGAGCGGCCCATCAACGGCGTCCTCGTCGGCATCGCCCTCGACGAGCTCGCCGACGCCTCGCCCGCCGAGATCGAGCGCCACAGCGAGACGATCCGCGCCCGCATCGACGAGCTCGTGAAGCACCTCGGCCTCCGCTTCCCCGTCTACCTCCTCTTCACGAAGGCCGACCTCCTCCAGGGCTTCGTCGAGTTCTTCGGCGAGTTCGGGCGGAAGGAGCGCGAGGCGATCTGGGGCGCGACGCTCGACGACGACCCGAAGACGGCCCCCCGCGCCGTGTTCGAGCAGGAGTTCGACGCGCTCGCGGGGGCGCTCTCCAGCTTCCGCTCGAAGCGGCTCCGCCGCGCGATGAAGCGCGAGGACCGGAAGCTCGTCTACAACTTCCCCCTCCAGTTCGCCGGGCTCAAAGAGAACCTCGCCCGCTTCGTCGAGGGGCTGTTCCAGCCGAACCCGTACCAGGAGACGCCGATCTTCCGCGGGTTCTACTTCTCCAGCGGGACGCAGGAAGGCGTGCCGATCGACCTCGTGATCCGCGCGATCGAGGCCGAGTTCGGCCTCCCGCCCGACATCGCCCCGCTCGACGTGGCGACTGAGGCGAAGAGCTACTTCATCAAAGACGTCTTCACCGACGTCGTGGTGCCGGACCGGCCGCTCGCGCGGCGGACCTCGCGCGCGGCCTCGCAGCAGCGCCTCGCGAAGGCGGGCACGTCGATTGCCGCCGTCGTCCTCCTCATCCTCTTCCTCCTCGCCACGTCGCAGGCCCTCGTCCGCAGCAAGATCGACCTCAACAGCGTGAGCGAGGCCTCGGCTGCCGCCGCGACCGTCCGGTGGGACGAGAGTCGGCCGAGCACCGAGGACCTCGAAAAGATTCAAGGGCTACGCGCCGAACTCGACCGGCTCGACGGGGGCCCGCCGCTCCTCCAACTCGGCCTCAACCGGCGGGGGACCGTGCTCGAACCGGCCCGCCGGCTCTACCGCGCGAGGGCGCGTGCCTTCGTCGAGGCGTACCCCCTCGCCGCGCTCCGCCGCAACCTCGCGATCGCGTCGACGGCTCAGGACGATCCCCTCGCCCGGCAGAACACGTACGACGACCTCAAGGCGTACCTCCTCATGACGAGCGAGGCCGCCCGGCTCACGGAGGACCCCGAGGCGAACTTCCTCCAGCGCTACCTCGCCGACGTCACGCGGACCTCACTCTACGGGCCCGACTCCACGGCCGTGCTCCCCGCCGCCGCGATGCAGATCGACGAGCAGGTGGCGGCGTTCGTGAGCGCACTGCGCGAGGGCGAAGCGCAGCCCTTCTCGCCCGACGAGCCGACGGTCGGCCGCGTTCGCTCGCTCATCTACGAGCAGCCGACGATCGCCGGCGTCTATGCCCGCATCCGCAGCGAGGGGAACGCCACGCTCCCCGAGTTCCGCCTCGCCGACGCGATCCCCGGCCGCTTCCTCAGCATCTTCCAGACCGGCGGCGATGAGGCCGAGGGGCTCGGCGGCCCGCGCGTCCCCGGCTTCTTCACCCAGCGCGGCTGGCAGGAGTTTGCGAAGGCGGCGTTCGAGGAGGAGAGCGAGGACCCCTCGCGCGACGACTGGGTGATGGGCCGGACCTCGGGCACGCTTCCGCCCGAGATGATGGACCCCGCGCTGATGCTCGACCGCTTGCAGTCGACGTACTACGCCGAGTATGCCGCCGCGTGGCAGCAGTTCATGCGCAACGTCCGCTACGACTCGTTCGGCGACGCCCGCGACGCCGTCCGCACGCTCGACGAGCTCTCGAACACGACGGACTCGCCCCTCCTCTACCTCCTCGCCGCCGTGACCGAGCAGACCTCGTTCGCGAGCCTCGACCTGCCGGGCGGCGACCTCGCCGACGACGTGGCCGACGCCGCGCGCCGTCGCGTCAACCGCGCCGCCCGCCGCGTCATCGGCGGCCGGACGAGCGCGGGGCTCGACAACGGGGAGGAGAGCGCGCACCCCGTCGCCCGGCAGTTCGGCGGGCTCCACGCGTTGCTGGCGCAACAGGCGGCCAGCGGCGGCGGGGCGCCTGAGCTTTACCAGGCGCTCGAAAGCCTCGGCCAAGTCTCCGGCGTGCTCGGCGGGGCCGCGGCCGACCCGGCGCAGGCGGCCGAGTTCGCCGCCGCCATCATCGAGCAGAACGGGGGCGAGCTCGACGGCGCGCTCCGCTCCGTCCGCAACGGCCTCCGCCGCCTTGACGCGGATGTGCGGCGGACGCTCTTCGAGCAGCCGATTGCCGTGGCGTGGGGCTCCATTCTCGGCGCCGCGCAACGCCACCTCAACGACCGCTGGCGCGACGAGGTCGTCGGGCCGTTCAACGCCACGCTCGCCGGGCGCTACCCCTTCGATGCGAGCAGCCCGCAGGAGGCCCCGCTCGGCGACTTCGAGCGGTTCTTCCGCCCGCGCGACGGCACGCTCGCGCTCTTCTACGACGAGGCGCTCGCGCCCTACCTCACGCGCGACGGCCGGCCCCGCGCGTGGGAAGGCCGCTCGATCGGGATCTCGGGCCGGGCCGAGGCCGCGATCAGCCAGGCCCGCGAGATCGGCGAGGCCCTCTTCAGCGGCGGCGCGCTCCAACTCGACTTCGAGATGCAGGCAGAGGTGCCCGAGCGCGACGGTGGCGCCCCGCCCGCGAGCCAGGTCTACATCTCGCTCCACGGGCAAGAGGACGCCTATCGGATGGGCTCCTACCGGCCGTGGGTGCCGTTCTCGTGGCCCGGTCGCCCCGGCGCGCTCCTCTCGATCTCGACGCAGCAGGGCGACCTCCCGGCCAAAGAGTTCACGGGCGACTGGGCGTTGTTCCGGCTCCTCCAGCAGGCGCAGGTCCGCCGCGCCTCGTCCACGCAGTACGAGCTCCGCTGGCCGTTCCGGCAGCCCGGCAGCTACTCCCTCACGGCGCAGTACACCCTCCGCGCCAAGAGCACATCGGCCCCGTTCGGCAACCCCAGCGGGTTCTTCACCTTCGAGCCTCCGCAGACGCTGAACTAG
- the tssC gene encoding type VI secretion system contractile sheath large subunit: MAEAQQEGVAQAGTTETEDKGSILDSIFQQVAVSAPEGQVDVGEFDDVNRNADKPRGAVVAAALRVFVDAVHDLEGPVEKVDKELIDSMVAQLDHKLSQQLDAIMHHDKFQEMESAWRGLKFLVDRTDFRKNVKIEMINCSKEDLLESFEDAPELTQSALYRHVYTNAYDQPGADPYSAIVTNYEFKNTAQDIAIMQQASKVAAAALCPFVASIGHEFFGKESMAEFKKIPDISAHMETVDFVKWNAFRETPDARYLALTFPRFMLRLPYGQDTVPVKNFNYNEEVTGDDHDKYLWGNASFAFASNMVQAYVRDGWSVQIRGPQSGGKVADLPVHLYDVGKGKQMKIPTEVPISETLEFECANLGFIPLSIYEGKDFACFFSANTTQSPQLYDDPEATANSRINARLPYVMLGSRIAHYLKVLQRENIGATKDSGKIEAELNKWLSGLVTKMPNPSEAMIAKYPLRSGQVKVQDIEDNPGFYRVEMAIMPHFQIEGMDINLSMVSKMPKAK, translated from the coding sequence ATGGCTGAAGCTCAACAGGAAGGCGTCGCCCAGGCAGGCACGACCGAGACCGAAGACAAGGGGAGTATCCTCGATTCCATCTTCCAGCAAGTCGCCGTCAGCGCGCCCGAGGGGCAGGTCGACGTCGGCGAGTTCGACGACGTCAACAGGAACGCGGACAAGCCGCGCGGGGCCGTCGTCGCCGCCGCCCTCCGCGTCTTCGTCGACGCCGTGCACGACCTCGAGGGGCCCGTCGAGAAGGTCGACAAAGAGCTCATCGACTCGATGGTGGCGCAGCTCGACCACAAGCTGTCCCAGCAGCTCGACGCCATCATGCACCACGACAAGTTCCAGGAGATGGAGTCGGCGTGGCGCGGGCTGAAGTTCCTCGTGGACCGGACGGACTTCCGGAAGAACGTCAAGATCGAGATGATCAACTGCTCGAAGGAGGACCTCCTCGAGTCGTTCGAGGACGCCCCCGAGCTCACGCAGTCCGCGCTCTACCGGCACGTCTACACGAACGCCTACGACCAGCCCGGCGCGGACCCGTACAGCGCGATCGTGACGAACTACGAGTTCAAAAACACGGCGCAGGACATCGCCATCATGCAGCAGGCCTCGAAGGTCGCGGCGGCGGCGCTCTGCCCGTTCGTGGCGTCCATTGGGCACGAGTTCTTCGGGAAGGAGTCGATGGCGGAGTTCAAGAAGATCCCCGACATCTCGGCCCACATGGAGACCGTCGACTTCGTGAAGTGGAACGCATTCCGCGAGACGCCGGACGCGCGCTACCTCGCGCTCACGTTCCCCCGCTTCATGCTCCGCCTCCCCTACGGGCAGGACACGGTTCCCGTTAAGAACTTCAACTACAACGAGGAAGTCACCGGCGACGATCACGACAAGTACCTCTGGGGCAACGCCTCCTTCGCCTTCGCCTCGAACATGGTGCAGGCGTACGTCCGCGATGGCTGGAGCGTGCAGATCCGCGGCCCGCAGAGCGGCGGCAAAGTCGCCGACCTCCCGGTCCACCTCTACGACGTGGGCAAAGGCAAGCAGATGAAGATCCCGACCGAGGTCCCGATCTCGGAGACGCTCGAGTTCGAGTGCGCCAACCTCGGCTTCATCCCGCTCTCGATCTACGAGGGCAAGGACTTCGCCTGCTTCTTCTCGGCCAACACCACGCAGTCGCCGCAGCTCTACGATGACCCCGAGGCGACGGCCAACAGCCGCATCAACGCCCGGCTCCCGTACGTCATGCTCGGCTCGCGCATCGCGCACTACCTCAAGGTGCTTCAGCGTGAGAACATCGGCGCGACGAAGGACTCCGGCAAGATCGAGGCGGAGTTGAACAAGTGGCTCAGCGGGCTCGTCACGAAGATGCCGAACCCGAGCGAGGCAATGATCGCGAAGTACCCCCTGCGCAGCGGGCAGGTGAAGGTCCAAGACATCGAGGACAACCCCGGGTTCTACCGCGTGGAGATGGCGATCATGCCGCACTTCCAGATCGAGGGCATGGACATCAACCTCTCGATGGTGAGCAAGATGCCGAAGGCGAAGTAA
- the tagF gene encoding type VI secretion system-associated protein TagF has translation MQVASPGASCFGKLPTHGDFLRYNASGRAMQAFDAWVQQGIVEAQRQLGQELIPAFEQAGTTCFFFDAPNVPHVLTGAFRPSRDRSGRRYPFLVAVEVEKRTVEGRRIPGWPDRYERFFRAAALLVDEAVDGRLEEGELPERLAFLRAIHDATPFSVDYEFRLRQASAQELWARTWGDAEDGRKYVLLKNLTEAFGAASNGRSAKLPGVLDLPLPVPPRGLDVSFWLEACWHLLGSPPDYTAVFWTSVGAAAEARMLVTSAPPPAAVFPHLLTAGSGPGVLALDDAAGQPAALAALALPARFGTLLEDEALTLYTFLHRLSP, from the coding sequence ATGCAGGTAGCTTCCCCCGGCGCGTCGTGCTTTGGCAAGCTCCCGACCCACGGCGATTTCCTTCGGTATAACGCGAGCGGTCGGGCCATGCAGGCGTTCGACGCCTGGGTCCAGCAGGGGATCGTCGAGGCGCAGCGTCAGCTCGGGCAAGAGCTCATCCCGGCGTTCGAGCAGGCCGGGACGACGTGCTTCTTCTTCGACGCGCCGAACGTGCCGCACGTCCTCACGGGAGCGTTCCGCCCGAGTCGCGACCGGTCGGGCCGGCGCTACCCGTTCCTCGTGGCCGTCGAGGTCGAGAAGCGGACGGTCGAAGGGCGGCGGATACCGGGGTGGCCCGATCGGTACGAGCGATTTTTCCGCGCGGCGGCCCTGCTCGTCGACGAGGCCGTGGACGGGCGGCTCGAAGAGGGCGAGTTGCCCGAGCGACTCGCCTTCCTCCGAGCGATCCACGACGCCACCCCGTTCTCGGTCGACTACGAGTTCCGGCTCCGGCAGGCCTCCGCCCAGGAGTTGTGGGCGCGGACGTGGGGCGACGCCGAGGACGGCCGGAAGTACGTCCTGCTGAAGAACCTCACCGAGGCCTTCGGCGCCGCCTCGAACGGGCGCTCGGCGAAGCTCCCCGGCGTGCTCGACCTCCCCCTGCCGGTGCCCCCGCGCGGGCTCGACGTGAGCTTCTGGCTAGAGGCGTGCTGGCACCTGCTCGGGTCGCCGCCGGACTACACAGCCGTGTTCTGGACGTCCGTGGGCGCCGCCGCCGAGGCGCGGATGCTCGTCACCTCGGCGCCGCCGCCGGCCGCCGTCTTCCCGCACCTCCTCACGGCCGGGTCCGGCCCCGGCGTGCTCGCGCTCGACGACGCCGCCGGGCAGCCGGCCGCGCTCGCCGCGCTCGCGCTCCCCGCCCGCTTCGGCACGCTACTCGAAGACGAGGCCCTCACCCTCTACACCTTCCTCCACCGGCTCAGCCCGTAA
- the tssB gene encoding type VI secretion system contractile sheath small subunit, with the protein MAQSFQREKPPARVNLFLEVSKGDAQQKIELPMRLMVLGDYKGRSDSTPLAERELINLNKDNFEDVLKSMDAKLEYAVEDTFKGGDEEMKVELDITSMKSFDPEEVAKQVPQLNRMLAMRNLLQDLRNRVVSANDFRKQLEGIVKDEKALEKLAAELDQFVQKTDSESEEEA; encoded by the coding sequence ATGGCTCAGAGCTTCCAGCGTGAGAAACCCCCCGCCCGCGTCAACCTCTTTCTCGAGGTGTCCAAGGGCGACGCCCAGCAGAAAATCGAGCTCCCGATGCGGCTCATGGTGCTCGGCGATTACAAGGGCCGGTCCGACAGCACGCCCCTCGCCGAGCGCGAGTTGATCAACCTCAACAAGGACAACTTCGAGGACGTGCTGAAGTCGATGGACGCCAAGCTCGAGTACGCCGTCGAGGACACGTTCAAGGGCGGCGACGAGGAGATGAAGGTCGAACTCGACATCACCTCGATGAAGTCGTTCGACCCCGAGGAGGTGGCGAAGCAGGTGCCCCAGCTCAACCGCATGCTCGCGATGCGGAACCTCCTCCAAGACCTCCGCAACCGCGTCGTCTCCGCCAACGACTTCCGCAAGCAGCTCGAGGGCATCGTCAAGGACGAGAAAGCGCTCGAGAAGCTCGCCGCCGAACTCGACCAGTTCGTGCAGAAGACCGACAGCGAATCCGAGGAAGAAGCTTAA